The genomic interval ACCGCCGCCATCCACCTTCTCCCCTCACCGGTTGCCGCCTTGGCGAGGCGCTGACCCTGCGCCGGCGCAACATCGGTCCAGCCGCCGTCTACCTCCGGCCCGCGCGCGCTGCTACCCATCGGCGTCGTCGCGCCCGTCGGTCGATTTACTGCCAGTACCCCGCCACCGGGCGCCCTGAGCATTCTCGACCTTTGCGACCGGAAGGGCTACCTTGTCGCGGGAGTGTTAGTTCGCGACCGGCGCGAATTCGAAGCTCGACAGGCTGCCCCTGTATGACCTCGGGCCCACGATAGCCAGTCACGTTATCATGTCGCGCGAGACCTACCGCTGGTCCGCAGTCTGCTTGGTCAATGCCCGTACCGTACGAGAGAGCGCCATGCCAATCGGCCCGCGGGCACCATATCGAAGTCACCAAATTTGTCGGAAACAGAATCGCCGAAGCGATGCGCATCCTGGCCACAGAAACATGCCGCAACCATGCAGACGCGCATTGAGGGCGCGTCTATCGTTTCATAGTTCGTCAAACCACATCGGATCCGCATCCCCCATGCGTCCAAGCTCCGAGTCGTAGTTGAGTGCACCTGAATATGGAAGTATGACCTCGCTCGGAATTGCAAATGTTACAGGATGCAACGTCCCGCTTGAGTCCTCAAGGCTTGAGGTAATCATTCCGTAAGCCGCACCCGTTTCCGGATCAAACACCGCCCCACCGCTCATACCGCCAGCGGCCGGAGTACTCAACTGAATTAGCCGTGTTTCCCTTTCGTTCTGCGCAGGTATAATCGCGCTTACGATGCCATCGAAGAATGAAGGCTGCACAACCCCGCGATTGTTCTGAGCAATTTTGAAGAGGTCCGTCCCGTAGGGATATCCTCCAATTAGCATCCGATCTCCAACGCCTAATTTAGTGGAATCCCCCCACACGATTGACGGGGTGTCGATAACGTGACCGTGGCGGTCTCTAGGAACAAAGGGAATTACGGATAGGTCGACGCCCCCGTCTCCCGTCCTTTGACCGGGTCGAACATACTTGAGGGCGTGGCTAGAGTCGAACGAACAAGCCGTGTGGTGAATCGTGTTCCGCGCCAGTTTACGCGATACAAGTACATATCCCCTCAGGTTCCGGTCGGTAATGTCATCAACTACATGCAGGCAGGTCACTAGTTTTCCAGTGCCAGTTTTAATTGCAGTTCCAACTATGTTCAAGAGATATTTCTCGAACTCCTTATCCTTGTTCGTTATTTCTTTCGCTGTTCCCTCATATTGCCAGACAGGCAGACTTGGATTGTAAACGCCAATGGGCAACAGGCTACGTCCGACTTCTGACACTACACTCGATCGTCCCGTCGAGGCCCATGGAATGATGTTTGCAAAATCGTCGTACTGGCGCCGCGGTTTTCGTGTCATTCCTGGCACCTCACAACTTGCTGGTGGTACTTGCCATTACGAGTACGCCGATCCTCCGCGCCGTATCGGTGAAGTGCTCTCCGTAGCGGCTGATCGACTCCGCGAAAACCTCTGCCTCTTAAAGAGAAGCAATCTGAAATGTTTCGGTCTCCTTATACATTACGTTCTCTGTTCATGCACGGCCCGCCCAGGCAGTCGCCGAGAGTCGTCTTCGACGTGCGTCTGATTCTCCTCATTTGGCTGCCAGCGGCCAGTATACATCTTCTCATAGAGCATGAACAGATGCTTGGCCCGCTCGCGCTCGGAAGCGAAACGTTTCGCCGATAGAACCGCCCCACTGCGCAGTCGAGAGCTTGATGCGACCGGCGAAGTTTCGGCAGCATCGGATCAGGACTCATTGACGTAAATCCCTATCGCCGACGAGCGCACACGTGCGCGTCTATGTCGTAAGTTACTGTAATATCTATTAAATGCGGTTTGAAACGGTCACGGAATCGGCTTCCTTTCCAGCCGGATGAGGAGCGCCGGGGACGGCGCCGTCCTTCCCGTACGTTGTTTCCTCAGCGGAAGGGCGATAGGGCGCCAGCGGTCGGAGAAGGGAGATCGAGACGTTGGGAAGCCGCACGATTCACGGGCGCCTCAACGGATGGATGGCTGTCCTCGACCTCAGTATGTGGGTCCGGGCGCTGCTCGCTGGGGCCTTAATGTGGGCGGTGGCGTGCGCGGTCGCATTAGCGCCCGACACCACGAGGCATGACTGGTACGCCACGAGCAAGCTCACCCTGACGCGGCCCGCAGGGTCCGAAACGCCTCACCCTCGGGCGCTACGGTCAACTGTTGGCCGGCGACGCCCGCAAGCAGGCCGCCGAGGCGATCGACCGCATCAAGCGGGGTCTGACCCCACCGTTGCCGACGTCGCGGCGCGCTGCATGCGCGCCTACGTCATGGTCCAGTGCAAGGCGAGGACGCAGATGCTCTACCGCACCGCCATCGACCTGCACATCGTCCCAGCGCTCGGCACCATGGCGGTCAAGGATGTCGGCTCGAAGCATGTCATCGAACTCCACGGCCACATGCGCGATACGCCGGCGATGGCCAACGAGCGCTGGCGAAATTGGCGATCACGACGCGTTCATGATGGGCGATCGCGCGAGATACCGGTTCGGTCGTTCGCTCAACCCGAGGTGGTCCGCGAACACCGTTCGGACCTGGGTGCTTTTCTCCCGCGGGCACTTCTTCTCTACTGCTGGATCGCCTTTGCATCCCGTTCCAACGCAGTTCCCACCGGCCGCTGGTAACTCCACCCCAACCGCCGATAAACTCGGTTTGTGACGCCCCATGTGTCGTCGGCCATGCGTCTTCCTGTCGGCTATTCTTGTTCGAAGCCGTGGCTGATGAACTTCAACGTACGGGTGTTCTCGGTGACGGTGCGAACGACACGGTCCGGGGCACCGTCGGGAATCTCGGCTTCGACCTCCAAGGTCACCTTGACTTTCGCACCGACGAGGCTGGTGAGATGGGCGACTACTTCGTCGGCGATCTGGCTCGCATCGAGTCCAACCCGCATGGCGTCCAATTCGACGGTGCCGTGAAAACGCCTTGGCCGAAGGGCGACCAGTTTGACAGGTCCGATGTTGTCAGATCCAGACCCAGGGGCGACTGGAGCCGCTGGCGGTTTAATCTCATCTGGCTGGTTGGCTGGCACCGTCGAGCTAGGCGCTTCCGCGTCGAGTTGCCGGCACGCCACTTCAGGCTTCACCAGCATACCGTACGAGCCGGCATCAGGGAGTGCGATCGCGTGGCCCCCCCGAAGCCCTCGGTAACGCTGCCCCTGTTCATCATAGCTTTCGGCGAAAGCGAAGGAATCCTGCCGCCAGTTCAGGAGCCCGACGCCGTCGGCGATGGCCGTTAGCACGACCGTTGAATCCTTAAGACGCGGTAGATAGGGGTATCGGGAGAAGTCTTCAACGATCTGTTGGACCGTCACGTGATTGCCACGCCACAACGGAACCTGGTCCATCTCCATTCGAAGCCGGGTCGCACCCAGGGCCACGACCAAGTGTTCCTCGCTCTTGAGCCTCTTGCATGCTCGCACCGCAAGGGGACCCTCGCCCGTCAGCCTTATTGACTGCCACGCCATCGAATCTTGTGGTTTCGATTGCACGGGCACCAGGAGCCATTGGTAGGTTTCCGGCAGTCGGACCGTAACCGCACTGGCCGAGGCATCCAATTGGATTTCGGCCTGCTTCACTTGATGCGGTGATAGATTGAGCTGCTCTCTCTCCGCCAGGATCGATTCCCAGGCTAGGCGATGTCGCAACGCC from Deltaproteobacteria bacterium carries:
- a CDS encoding serine protease is translated as MPIGVYNPSLPVWQYEGTAKEITNKDKEFEKYLLNIVGTAIKTGTGKLVTCLHVVDDITDRNLRGYVLVSRKLARNTIHHTACSFDSSHALKYVRPGQRTGDGGVDLSVIPFVPRDRHGHVIDTPSIVWGDSTKLGVGDRMLIGGYPYGTDLFKIAQNNRGVVQPSFFDGIVSAIIPAQNERETRLIQLSTPAAGGMSGGAVFDPETGAAYGMITSSLEDSSGTLHPVTFAIPSEVILPYSGALNYDSELGRMGDADPMWFDEL